A window of the Candidatus Binatia bacterium genome harbors these coding sequences:
- a CDS encoding DUF433 domain-containing protein encodes MAKRVGPTKKDLDWRRRISIDPHICHGKPCIKGTRIMVSVILDYLTADEPADEILRQYPDLKREDVRAAVAYAAWLTREEEQLPLHTDLHQ; translated from the coding sequence ATGGCTAAGCGAGTCGGCCCCACGAAGAAGGATCTCGACTGGCGCCGGCGAATTTCGATCGATCCGCATATCTGCCACGGAAAGCCCTGCATTAAGGGCACGCGGATCATGGTCTCCGTCATCCTGGATTACCTCACGGCGGATGAGCCGGCGGACGAGATTCTCCGACAGTATCCCGACCTCAAGCGTGAGGATGTCCGAGCTGCCGTTGCCTATGCGGCGTGGCTCACGCGCGAGGAAGAGCAACTCCCGCTCCACACGGACCTGCATCAGTGA
- a CDS encoding DUF5615 family PIN-like protein codes for MKVKLDENLPSDLAELLRAAGIDVSTVKDEGLAGHADPAVLRAATAENRVLMSFDRGFADIRQYRPGTHGGIVVFRLKDQRWKTLQTPVRRLISTGALRELRRGLAIVDEHRVRFRRASGRRHQGR; via the coding sequence GTGAAGGTTAAGCTCGACGAAAACCTGCCGAGCGATCTCGCCGAGCTACTGCGCGCTGCCGGTATCGACGTATCGACTGTCAAGGATGAAGGGCTGGCCGGCCACGCCGACCCGGCAGTGCTGCGGGCCGCAACCGCGGAGAACCGAGTCCTGATGAGTTTCGACAGAGGGTTCGCGGATATCCGGCAGTACCGACCCGGAACGCATGGTGGAATCGTCGTGTTCCGTCTCAAGGACCAACGTTGGAAAACGCTTCAGACACCGGTGCGACGACTCATCTCTACCGGGGCGTTGCGAGAGCTGCGCCGCGGCCTTGCGATCGTTGATGAACACCGAGTCCGCTTCAGGCGCGCATCAGGTCGGCGGCATCAGGGGAGGTGA
- a CDS encoding class I SAM-dependent methyltransferase: MIQPTRRYWEIFFEVYEALPRQGPGNRACAEQALGLCRDLPPSPVVLDLGCGVGGQTIHLADLLPGPIVAIDSHAPSIERLSAILARRGLSPRIRALVGDISKPDQLPGSFDLIWSEGALYNIGIEPALRICRGLLRPGGHLAFTDAVWRRPDPPPELKASFDSEYPTMGQVDNVLATIERGGFALLGHFTLPDEAWWDDFYTPMLRRIAALRGKYAGDDEALAVLDRLAQEPEMHRRYSEHYAYEFFVARRRTGGDLP, translated from the coding sequence ATGATTCAGCCCACACGGCGGTACTGGGAGATCTTCTTCGAGGTCTACGAAGCCCTGCCGCGGCAGGGTCCGGGTAACCGGGCCTGCGCCGAGCAAGCCCTCGGCCTTTGCCGGGATCTCCCTCCCTCCCCGGTGGTACTCGATCTCGGCTGCGGTGTCGGGGGACAAACGATTCACCTCGCCGATCTCCTCCCGGGGCCCATCGTGGCTATCGACAGCCATGCTCCGAGCATCGAGCGACTGTCCGCGATACTGGCCCGGCGCGGGTTGTCGCCTCGAATCCGGGCCCTGGTGGGAGACATCTCCAAACCGGATCAACTCCCCGGGAGTTTCGATCTCATCTGGTCCGAGGGCGCCCTGTACAACATCGGCATCGAGCCGGCGCTGCGGATCTGCCGGGGGTTGCTCCGCCCGGGGGGCCATCTGGCTTTCACCGACGCGGTCTGGCGCCGGCCCGACCCGCCGCCCGAACTCAAGGCGAGCTTCGATTCGGAGTATCCGACCATGGGGCAAGTGGACAACGTACTGGCGACAATCGAGCGCGGTGGCTTCGCACTGCTCGGCCACTTCACGTTGCCGGACGAGGCATGGTGGGACGACTTCTATACCCCGATGCTGCGGCGGATCGCGGCGCTGCGCGGCAAGTACGCCGGCGACGACGAAGCCCTTGCCGTACTCGATCGACTGGCGCAGGAGCCGGAAATGCACCGGCGGTATTCGGAGCATTACGCCTACGAGTTCTTCGTCGCACGCCGGCGCACCGGAGGAGACCTCCCGTGA
- a CDS encoding sulfite exporter TauE/SafE family protein — translation MSFDLAFLALVVIVWFAFVSEAATGFGSTIISVTLGALFYPIGVLVAPLVPANVLVLGYLVGRHHLHADWRLIRGRILPWMATGTGLGLVLLQRLAAPALQEIFGAVVVALAAREVLAWWRGPAVQRPLSPLVQRASLFGAGLTHGLFATGGPLLVYAVSRGGLNKAAFRSTLSVVLLVLNVCLTVAYLVTGRFTAATLPYFAVLVPVAALGILGGEWLHGRLPEDKFRAAVFALLGFAGLVTLLK, via the coding sequence ATGTCTTTCGACCTCGCCTTCCTCGCTTTAGTCGTAATCGTCTGGTTCGCCTTCGTCTCGGAGGCGGCGACGGGATTCGGTTCGACGATCATTTCGGTGACGCTGGGAGCTTTGTTCTATCCGATCGGTGTGCTGGTTGCGCCGCTGGTGCCGGCCAATGTTCTGGTGCTCGGGTATCTTGTCGGCCGCCACCATCTGCACGCCGATTGGCGGCTCATACGCGGGCGGATCCTGCCGTGGATGGCGACCGGTACGGGGTTGGGCCTCGTCCTGCTGCAGCGACTCGCCGCGCCGGCACTGCAGGAGATCTTCGGTGCGGTGGTGGTAGCGCTGGCCGCGCGCGAGGTGCTGGCCTGGTGGCGGGGGCCGGCGGTGCAACGCCCGTTGTCGCCGCTGGTCCAACGCGCGTCGTTGTTCGGCGCCGGCCTGACCCACGGCCTGTTCGCCACCGGCGGTCCGTTGCTGGTCTATGCGGTGAGCCGCGGCGGGTTGAACAAGGCGGCGTTCCGCAGCACCCTGTCGGTCGTGTTACTGGTGCTGAACGTCTGCCTGACCGTGGCTTACCTCGTCACCGGGAGGTTCACGGCGGCGACCCTGCCGTACTTCGCGGTGCTGGTGCCGGTGGCGGCGCTGGGTATCCTCGGGGGCGAATGGCTGCACGGCCGGCTGCCTGAGGACAAGTTCCGCGCCGCGGTGTTCGCGCTGCTCGGCTTCGCCGGACTGGTAACGCTGCTCAAGTGA
- a CDS encoding LysR family transcriptional regulator, with the protein MDLRQARHLVAVIEHGNVLRAANAIHLSQPALSKSIQNLEAELGVPLLERGPRGVAPTVYGLALLRHARLLLNQGDQAIAEIRAIREGQLGHLRLGVANFAIPSLPAVVAKLLASKPGLSIDVVDGTYEGLTELVREGALDAVVSGLPPVHRAEDLVHEELISTNFVLACRPDCMPFQPAPVAIASLDGVQWILPNRPQAIVDLWELGFRTMGVIPPRLVLQSASMMFIKALLMEGPFVTLLPRGIVQPEVGNGRLTAIELEHPFARVSEGIIYRPGGVQPPVLAALIEAIRS; encoded by the coding sequence ATGGACCTGAGACAGGCTCGGCATCTGGTGGCGGTCATCGAGCACGGCAACGTGCTGCGGGCAGCGAACGCGATCCATCTTTCGCAGCCGGCGTTGAGCAAGAGCATTCAGAACCTCGAGGCCGAGCTCGGGGTGCCGTTGCTGGAGCGGGGTCCGCGCGGCGTGGCGCCGACCGTTTACGGCCTGGCGTTGCTGCGGCACGCACGGCTTCTGCTGAACCAGGGAGATCAGGCGATCGCGGAGATCCGCGCCATCAGGGAGGGGCAGCTCGGGCACCTGCGGCTCGGGGTGGCGAACTTCGCCATACCTTCCTTGCCGGCGGTCGTCGCGAAGCTGCTCGCGTCGAAGCCGGGGCTGTCGATCGACGTCGTCGACGGCACGTACGAAGGCCTGACCGAGCTGGTTCGCGAAGGGGCGCTCGACGCCGTGGTCAGTGGGTTGCCGCCGGTGCATCGTGCCGAGGACCTGGTGCACGAGGAGTTGATCTCCACCAACTTCGTGCTTGCTTGCCGGCCCGACTGCATGCCGTTCCAGCCGGCGCCGGTTGCGATCGCGTCTCTCGACGGTGTGCAGTGGATTCTGCCGAACCGGCCGCAGGCGATCGTCGACCTGTGGGAGCTCGGGTTTCGGACGATGGGGGTGATTCCGCCGCGCCTGGTTCTGCAATCGGCATCGATGATGTTCATCAAGGCCCTGCTGATGGAGGGTCCGTTTGTCACGCTGTTGCCGCGCGGCATCGTGCAGCCCGAGGTCGGGAACGGGCGTCTCACGGCGATCGAGTTGGAGCATCCGTTCGCGCGCGTGAGCGAGGGTATCATCTACCGGCCGGGCGGCGTGCAGCCGCCGGTGCTGGCCGCGCTCATCGAGGCCATTCGATCTTGA
- a CDS encoding response regulator: MARILLVEDDDNQRLLYREALEDARHEVVEARDGRTALECIRGGRLDAVILDINMPGMDGLHTLTRIHNLDRRLPVILNSAYATYKEQYVSWIADAYVTKSSDPAELMAAVRDVLASRGAA; the protein is encoded by the coding sequence ATGGCCCGCATCCTCCTGGTGGAAGACGACGACAATCAGCGGCTGCTTTATCGCGAGGCGCTGGAGGACGCGCGTCACGAGGTCGTCGAGGCGCGCGACGGACGGACGGCGCTGGAATGTATCCGCGGCGGCAGGCTGGACGCCGTCATCCTCGACATCAACATGCCCGGAATGGACGGCCTGCACACCCTGACGCGCATTCATAACCTCGATCGCCGTCTGCCGGTGATCCTCAACTCGGCGTACGCCACTTACAAGGAGCAGTACGTCAGTTGGATCGCCGACGCCTACGTGACGAAGTCATCCGATCCGGCCGAGCTGATGGCAGCCGTACGCGACGTACTCGCGAGCCGCGGCGCCGCGTGA
- a CDS encoding glucose-1-phosphate adenylyltransferase, which yields MLAGWTETTLTMLLAGGQGERLYPLTKRRAKPAVPFAGLYRIVDFTLSNCLNSGLKRTYVLTQHQSLSLDRHLRMAWSILHPELGEFIQPVPPQLQLVSRWYAGTADAVFQNLYLLEEDRPRNVLVVSGDHIYRMDYGPMIQFHLERDADVTLASTQASLGEATRMGVLEVDAASRITGWAEKPAQPKPLAADPTRALVNMGVYVFKTAPLVRALIADAKRESQHDFGHNIIPAIAAGGRAYAFDVISRCPAAQHYWQDVGTLDSYFDAHMDLLRPQPSFNLQAPDWPIRTYSGQHPPAMIRNVAGREARAGDSIMAPGSTIAGGTVRRCVLSPGTFVGPGAEVEDAILMPGVKIGEGARVRRAIVDETVVVPAGMEVGLDPVADRRRFDVTEGGVAIVPEGTVLA from the coding sequence ATGCTCGCGGGTTGGACCGAGACGACGTTGACGATGCTCCTGGCCGGGGGCCAGGGCGAACGGCTTTATCCGCTGACGAAGAGGCGCGCCAAGCCTGCAGTGCCCTTCGCCGGCCTCTACCGCATCGTCGACTTCACGCTGTCGAACTGCCTGAACAGCGGCCTCAAGCGAACTTACGTCCTGACGCAGCATCAGTCGCTGTCGCTCGACCGGCACCTGCGCATGGCGTGGAGCATCCTGCACCCCGAGCTCGGCGAGTTTATCCAACCCGTGCCGCCGCAGCTTCAACTCGTCTCGCGCTGGTATGCCGGGACCGCCGATGCCGTGTTCCAGAACCTCTACCTGCTCGAAGAGGATCGACCCAGGAACGTGCTGGTCGTGTCGGGAGACCACATCTACCGGATGGACTACGGTCCGATGATCCAGTTTCACCTCGAACGCGACGCCGATGTGACCCTGGCTTCGACGCAGGCCTCGCTCGGCGAGGCGACACGCATGGGCGTGCTGGAGGTCGATGCGGCGTCCCGCATCACCGGTTGGGCGGAGAAACCGGCCCAGCCGAAGCCGCTGGCCGCCGATCCGACGCGAGCGCTCGTCAACATGGGGGTTTACGTCTTCAAGACCGCTCCGCTGGTACGGGCGCTGATTGCCGACGCGAAGCGGGAGTCGCAACACGATTTCGGCCACAACATCATTCCGGCCATCGCCGCGGGCGGCCGGGCTTACGCGTTCGACGTCATCTCGCGCTGTCCGGCGGCGCAGCACTACTGGCAGGACGTTGGCACGCTGGACAGCTACTTCGACGCCCACATGGATCTGCTGCGGCCGCAGCCGTCGTTCAACCTGCAGGCGCCCGACTGGCCGATCCGCACGTACAGTGGCCAGCACCCGCCGGCAATGATTCGCAACGTCGCCGGCCGCGAGGCCCGCGCGGGAGACAGCATCATGGCCCCCGGGAGCACCATCGCCGGGGGCACCGTGCGGCGCTGCGTTCTCTCGCCCGGCACCTTCGTCGGTCCGGGCGCCGAGGTGGAGGACGCGATCCTCATGCCGGGCGTGAAGATCGGCGAGGGGGCCCGGGTCCGCCGCGCCATCGTCGACGAGACCGTCGTCGTTCCCGCCGGCATGGAAGTCGGACTCGATCCGGTCGCCGACCGGCGCCGCTTCGACGTGACCGAGGGGGGCGTAGCCATCGTTCCGGAAGGGACGGTCCTCGCGTGA